Proteins encoded by one window of Candidatus Cloacimonadota bacterium:
- a CDS encoding T9SS type A sorting domain-containing protein, translated as PRIYGETVDMGAYEWPGYAVGEEPMNERIRLTSAPNPFRNETVISFQLPQTGIVNLTIYNIKGQKVITLLDAYSSPGNFHANWKGLDRHGYPVSNGAYFAKLVVDDKQKAVKRIIKF; from the coding sequence ATCCCAGAATCTACGGGGAAACAGTAGATATGGGAGCCTATGAGTGGCCGGGATATGCCGTCGGAGAAGAACCGATGAATGAAAGAATAAGATTAACCTCGGCACCCAATCCTTTTCGCAATGAAACTGTTATCTCTTTTCAACTTCCCCAAACCGGAATCGTAAATCTAACAATTTACAATATCAAAGGGCAAAAGGTTATAACGCTTTTAGATGCCTATTCCTCTCCCGGCAATTTTCATGCAAACTGGAAAGGATTAGATAGGCATGGCTATCCGGTGTCCAACGGAGCCTATTTTGCCAAGTTAGTTGTGGATGATAAGCAAAAGGCGGTAAAACGTATAATAAAATTTTAA